The sequence AAAATCCTTCCAGCGTGAACCATTAATATTAAAGATAGCCATATTCTTTTCACAATAAAATTAACTCACCAAGGTGCCTAAAGACTCCCCTTTTATTATCTTAGAGAGGTTACCCGGTCGGTTCATATCAAACACCATAATAGGTTTTCTATTTTCTTCACAGAGTGTAAATGCAGTCAAATCCATAACCTCATATTTGTTTTCATAAACCTCTTTGAAACTTAGTTTATCAAACTTGGTAGCACTCGGATCTTTGCGAGGATCTGCGGAATAGATGCCATCAACATTGGTGCCTTTCATGACGATATCAGCATTGATTTCTATAGCTCTAAGTGCCGCAGCCGTATCTGTCGTGAAGTAAGGATTACCGGTTCCCGCACCGAAGATAACGACCCTTCCTTTTTCCATGTGACGGATAGCACGTCTCTTAATATAGGGTTCCGCTATCTGATCCATACGCACAGCACTTAAGAGACGCGTATATATACCTAAATTTTCTATAGAACTCTGTAACGCTAATCCATTAATCACGGTAGCTAACATACCCATATGATCACCTTGTACCTTATCGATCCCTATCTCTGCTGCATCCTTTCCTCTAAATATATTACCCCCACCTATAACTAGCGCTAACTCAACTCCCAAATCTACCACTTCCTTAATATCGTTGGCATATTGAATCAATCGCTGTGGGTCGTGACCAAAATTTCTATCTCCCATAAGGGCTTCACCACTTAGCTTGAGCAATACTCTTTTGTACATCATTGATTGTATTATTTTATCTTGTATTAGGATTCAAAAAAAGAGTTGATTTTATCTTTGATAGAGTCTTTGAGTCTCTGTACATCGCATCGACAAATATAATTGTCCTTGAGTTTTTCACAGATTTTTGTCTTTAAATCTTGTTCATGACAGATGTACTCTTGACAGTCTCCACATTTATTGATATGATTTACTAACCATATTCTCTTATCCTCAGAGAGCTCATTGTCTATGAAATACATGACCTGATTTCTAATGTCTTGGCAAGCACTTTCTGTCATACTTAATCCATTTAATTTCGTTTATCTTTATAACCCATTTTACTTCCATAAAGTTGCAGTTTTGTTTTGAGCATATTTCGCGCTCGAAATAGCCTAGATCGAACAGTACCTATAGGTATCTCTAAAATATCACTCAACTCTTCATAAGTAAAGTCTTCTAAGTCAGCTAGAATGATAATTTGACGATAATCAGCGGGTAGCCTTTCCAGAGCGGTGGTCACTTCATCTCCCATCATAGATTTAAAGTAATCCGTGTTATCACGAACTTCTACACTATCTATATCTTGATTTAGACTTTCATCATTAGAATCTCCATCTTTAGTTTCTATGATATTGTCGAAGGAATAATGTGTTGGCTTGGCCGTCTTCTTTCGATAATCGTTGATAAAACCATTTTTCATGATTTTAAATAACCATGCCTTTTCATTGGTGCCTTCCTGGAAATTATCCATAAAGCGAAATGCCTTGACAAAGGTATCTTGTACTAGGTCATTGGCATCCTCCTCATCTTTTGTAAGGTAGTAAGCATAATTGTAAAGGGTGCTAAGATGCGGGAAAAATTTATCGTTGAAATAACCTTCTCTTTCCTTAGGTGTTTTAGCGTTTATCCTATAAAAATCAATCTCTTCTTCCAAACGAATTTTTATCTATTTTTCAATTTGAAGTTTGATAGAAGTATTGAAATCATCTTTTGAAAGCATAAGCTGATAAAGACCATTTGCTAGATTCGGTATCATCATTGGAAACTCTGCATCTAGACTTGTCAGTTTTAATTCATCATTATAGACAACCTGACCTAGATTATTGACCAAGACTAAATTTAACTTCCCGAGTGTTTTAGTTGCCACTCTTAGATTAAACTGCCCATTGTTAGGATTTGGGCTAATGTCTGCATAAATAGCTGTATTTCCACCCTGAATAGACCCTAAATATCGGCTACCTCCTTTGAACATGTAGGCACCCGTACCTCCACCTATATCAGTTATACCATCGAATTTGAAATATTTAACTCCATTCTCAGTTCCATCTACAAAGGTGCCGAATACAACAGAGTCAAAATTAAAACGATTTCCTCTGATTCCTCCCA is a genomic window of Chitinophagales bacterium containing:
- a CDS encoding UMP kinase, coding for MMYKRVLLKLSGEALMGDRNFGHDPQRLIQYANDIKEVVDLGVELALVIGGGNIFRGKDAAEIGIDKVQGDHMGMLATVINGLALQSSIENLGIYTRLLSAVRMDQIAEPYIKRRAIRHMEKGRVVIFGAGTGNPYFTTDTAAALRAIEINADIVMKGTNVDGIYSADPRKDPSATKFDKLSFKEVYENKYEVMDLTAFTLCEENRKPIMVFDMNRPGNLSKIIKGESLGTLVS
- a CDS encoding sigma-70 family RNA polymerase sigma factor, with the translated sequence MEEEIDFYRINAKTPKEREGYFNDKFFPHLSTLYNYAYYLTKDEEDANDLVQDTFVKAFRFMDNFQEGTNEKAWLFKIMKNGFINDYRKKTAKPTHYSFDNIIETKDGDSNDESLNQDIDSVEVRDNTDYFKSMMGDEVTTALERLPADYRQIIILADLEDFTYEELSDILEIPIGTVRSRLFRARNMLKTKLQLYGSKMGYKDKRN